One Thermogemmatispora onikobensis genomic window, ACGCTCGCCGTCCCAGCGCCCAACAAGCGGGGTCTCGGGGGCTTCGACGGCCAGACGGTGGTAAGGGGCCAGCGGGCGGAACTGCTCAACCAGCTCGCGGATCAAGGCCACGATATCGCACTCGCCTAACAGGAGTTTGAACTGGCCGGTGGACAGGTAGGAAGCGTCAAGCAGGTCGTTGACCAGGCGTTTCAGGCGCTGGGCCTGGCTGATAATGATCGCTGTGCCGCGCTCGACTGTTTCGCGGCGGCAGTTGGGGCGGGCGATCATCTGGGCGTAGTTGATGATGGGAGCGAGCGGGCCACGCAGCTCATGAGCGATCATCGCCGTAAACTGCTCTTTGCGCGCCAGCTCCTCTTGCAGGAGCATGTTGGTACGAGTCAACTCATCTACTTGTTGTTGCAGCGCCCTGACAACCTCTTCCTGCGACTGCTTGCGGTGAGCACGCATGCGTGTGGCCTCCCTACTCGCTCGGTGGCTAGTACATCGTTAAGTATACACTTAATCCACGTGGCCGGCGGTTGAGACGGAAACCACTGGGAATTTTGGGGGAGAGCGAGGTGAAGAAGACGGGCTTCCGCTCTTGGGAAGGAGCGCGCCGCTGTCAAGAGGGGCGGGCAAGCGCAGGCGCTTGCTACCTCTCGACAGCTGCCACGCTCGTCAACTCCTTGATCCATTCATTCTGCCGGGATCAGACCTAAGTCGCGCAGCTCTTCCCTGGCGCCCTCGCTCAGTTGGGTGAGGTCGAGGCTGGGATCGGCATGGGCGATCTGGTGGCGCAGCCGCTCGATGATCTCCTGGCGCGTATAGAAGTCGCTGGCCAGCCACAGCTCACCAATGGTGATTTCGATCTGCCGACGCTGTAGAGCGGCCAGGGCCGATTCAGCCATGCGTTCTCTGCTCCCTTCGTGCTGTTGACAGCTCGTTCTGGCTTCCTGACTGACCTGGGACCTGGGCCGGGCTGGGCCAGACCCCTCTCCCCGCCACGCGACGGCGCGTCAGGGGAGTCAGGAAAGGACGACCGCCGTTGTGGTGGCCTGCTTGCGGCTGTTGGCGATAGAGATAGAGGCACGCTCACTGGCCCCGGCTGGCTCAGGAGCTGCTGCTAC contains:
- a CDS encoding sensor histidine kinase, which encodes MRAHRKQSQEEVVRALQQQVDELTRTNMLLQEELARKEQFTAMIAHELRGPLAPIINYAQMIARPNCRRETVERGTAIIISQAQRLKRLVNDLLDASYLSTGQFKLLLGECDIVALIRELVEQFRPLAPYHRLAVEAPETPLVGRWDGERLQQAVGNLLDNAIKYSDEQTTITVRVSQPEEHLVRVSVHNVGRVIPAAEINSIFRPYVRLQAARSRQGSGLGLYITKSIVEAHGGTLRLERPGAEDQGTTFSFDLPLPS